The Parabacteroides sp. AD58 genome includes a window with the following:
- the lpxB gene encoding lipid-A-disaccharide synthase — translation MKYYLIAGEASGDLHASNLMRAIQHADPQADFRFLGGDLMKRVGGTLVKHYREMAFMGFIPVLMNLRTILRNMQVCREDIRQYRPDVVILIDYPGFNLKIAKYVKTVLHIPVHYYISPKIWAWKQYRIKDFRKYVDHLYSILPFEPAFFHRLNYEVDYVGNPSVDSVSNYQMRESVGRSTFFRMNRLADKPILALLAGSRKQEIRDNLPVMLRVAARFPEYQPVIAGAPGIDPEYYRQYTDPSVQILFQQTYPLLQHSDVALVTSGTATLETALFRVPQVVCYYVPAGRLATFIFKHFFHTPYISLVNLIAGKEVVQELFGERFSEKNITTELGRIVYNKTYREKMLQHYDEMIRILGKPGASRRAAELIVGRLNH, via the coding sequence ATGAAATATTATCTCATAGCCGGTGAAGCTTCGGGGGATTTGCACGCATCCAACCTGATGCGTGCCATTCAGCATGCGGATCCGCAGGCTGATTTCCGTTTCTTGGGCGGAGATTTGATGAAACGGGTAGGAGGAACCTTGGTCAAACATTACCGGGAAATGGCGTTTATGGGTTTCATCCCTGTGCTCATGAACCTGCGTACCATACTCCGCAATATGCAGGTCTGCCGGGAAGACATCCGTCAGTACCGGCCGGATGTCGTTATCCTGATTGACTATCCCGGTTTTAATCTGAAGATAGCCAAGTATGTGAAGACTGTTCTCCATATACCGGTACATTACTACATCTCACCGAAAATATGGGCCTGGAAGCAATATCGCATCAAGGATTTCCGGAAATATGTAGATCATCTCTATTCCATCCTGCCCTTCGAACCGGCCTTTTTCCACCGGTTGAATTACGAGGTAGATTATGTCGGTAATCCTTCCGTCGATTCCGTCTCGAATTATCAGATGAGAGAATCGGTCGGAAGATCTACGTTCTTCCGGATGAACCGATTGGCCGACAAACCCATCTTGGCCCTGTTGGCCGGTAGCCGTAAACAGGAGATACGGGATAATCTGCCGGTGATGCTGCGGGTGGCCGCCCGTTTCCCGGAATATCAGCCGGTCATCGCCGGAGCTCCGGGAATTGATCCGGAATATTACCGGCAATATACTGATCCGTCTGTACAGATTCTGTTTCAGCAGACCTATCCGCTCTTGCAGCATAGCGACGTGGCTCTCGTTACATCCGGAACGGCTACGCTTGAGACAGCCCTGTTCCGCGTTCCGCAGGTGGTTTGCTACTACGTACCGGCCGGACGCCTCGCTACCTTTATTTTCAAGCATTTTTTCCATACGCCTTATATTTCGCTGGTCAATCTGATTGCCGGAAAAGAAGTCGTACAGGAACTCTTCGGTGAACGCTTCTCGGAAAAAAACATTACGACAGAATTAGGACGGATTGTATATAACAAGACCTATCGGGAAAAGATGTTGCAGCATTATGATGAGATGATCCGGATTTTGGGAAAGCCGGGAGCCTCACGCCGGGCAGCCGAACTGATCGTCGGGCGACTGAATCATTAA
- a CDS encoding metal ABC transporter solute-binding protein, Zn/Mn family: MKRIPYWICLLLAIVGLSACQGKKEGGTRMISVTIEPQRYFVEKIAGDLFQVYCVTPAGQSPETYDPTPQQMVQISRSQAYFRIGEIGFEQAWMKNLQSQNPDMRVFDLSEGMELIKNQEEEHEGEEAHHHHHGSVDPHIWTSISGAKVIAQNTCQALVKLDPENQETYQAGYQRLIGEIDSTAVEMKRLLQPLAGSAFIIYHPTLTYFAREFGLQQLCIELDGKEPSPAQLKRLIETAAQSKAKVVFVQQEFDQKNAELIAKETGCRLVKINPLSYNWHDEMIRLATILAGKDGQAD, from the coding sequence ATGAAGAGGATACCTTATTGGATATGCTTGCTGTTGGCCATCGTCGGCCTGTCGGCCTGCCAGGGGAAGAAAGAGGGAGGAACACGGATGATCTCTGTCACCATCGAGCCGCAGCGGTATTTTGTAGAAAAGATAGCCGGAGACCTGTTTCAGGTTTATTGTGTAACACCTGCCGGACAAAGCCCGGAAACATACGATCCGACACCTCAGCAGATGGTTCAGATCAGCCGGAGCCAGGCTTATTTCCGTATCGGAGAAATCGGGTTTGAACAGGCCTGGATGAAAAATCTGCAAAGCCAGAATCCGGATATGCGCGTCTTTGACCTTTCGGAAGGAATGGAACTGATCAAGAACCAGGAAGAAGAGCATGAGGGAGAGGAAGCGCATCACCACCATCACGGGTCGGTCGATCCTCATATCTGGACTTCTATTTCCGGCGCTAAGGTGATTGCCCAGAACACCTGTCAGGCTTTAGTCAAACTTGACCCGGAAAACCAGGAAACTTACCAGGCCGGTTATCAGCGCCTGATCGGAGAAATAGACAGTACAGCGGTTGAAATGAAGCGGCTGTTGCAGCCGTTGGCGGGTTCGGCTTTTATTATCTATCATCCGACGCTGACCTATTTTGCCCGTGAGTTCGGATTGCAGCAGCTTTGTATCGAACTGGACGGTAAAGAGCCGTCGCCGGCACAGCTGAAGCGATTGATCGAGACCGCTGCCCAGTCGAAAGCGAAGGTCGTCTTTGTGCAGCAGGAATTTGACCAGAAGAATGCCGAACTGATAGCGAAAGAGACCGGATGCCGACTGGTAAAAATCAATCCGCTGAGTTATAACTGGCATGATGAAATGATTCGTTTGGCAACTATATTGGCAGGAAAAGATGGACAAGCTGATTGA
- a CDS encoding metal ABC transporter ATP-binding protein, with the protein MDKLIELTQVTAGYDRKIVLKDVSLTVWDHDFLGIIGPNGGGKTTLLKVILGLLPPKAGDIRFYHQGQPADGIKIGYLPQMSNIDRKFPISVQEVVASGLASEKPLFRSYTAAQRERIEEVIVQMGLKDVQKHSIAELSGGQLQRVLLGRSIVSRPQVLILDEPNSYVDKRFESKFYPLLEEINRESAIVLVSHDIGTVLSMVKNIACVNESLHYHAGSNISSEWLDKQYACPIELIGHGNLPHRVLKNHEHTTD; encoded by the coding sequence ATGGACAAGCTGATTGAATTGACACAGGTAACAGCCGGTTATGACCGGAAAATCGTCTTGAAGGATGTTTCGTTGACGGTCTGGGATCATGATTTCTTAGGAATCATCGGACCGAACGGTGGCGGAAAGACCACGCTGCTGAAAGTCATCTTGGGTTTGCTGCCTCCGAAAGCCGGAGATATCCGTTTTTATCACCAGGGCCAACCTGCTGATGGCATCAAGATCGGCTATCTGCCCCAGATGAGCAATATCGACCGGAAATTCCCAATCTCCGTACAGGAAGTGGTGGCTTCCGGATTAGCCTCGGAAAAGCCCCTGTTCCGGTCTTATACAGCGGCACAACGGGAACGGATTGAAGAGGTCATCGTACAGATGGGACTGAAAGACGTGCAGAAGCATTCGATAGCCGAACTTTCCGGCGGACAGTTACAGCGTGTCCTGCTCGGGCGTTCCATCGTATCGCGTCCGCAGGTTCTGATCTTAGATGAGCCGAATTCGTATGTAGACAAACGGTTTGAATCGAAATTCTATCCACTGCTCGAAGAAATCAACCGCGAGAGTGCCATTGTCCTGGTATCGCACGATATCGGCACGGTGCTTTCCATGGTGAAGAATATCGCCTGTGTGAATGAATCTCTGCATTATCATGCAGGATCAAATATCTCATCGGAGTGGCTGGATAAACAATATGCCTGCCCGATCGAACTGATCGGCCATGGAAATCTGCCTCATCGTGTATTGAAGAATCATGAACATACAACCGATTGA
- a CDS encoding NAD-dependent epimerase/dehydratase family protein: MKRADKILITGASGFIGGFLVEEALKRGYEVWAGVRAHSSRQHLQDERIRFIDLDYAHEQALDKQLEAFAQEHGGWRYVIHNAGLTKTTDKALFYEVNAENTRRFIGALARHCSPQKFLLMSSLSSYGIGDETGFSPIKLSDPQTPNTDYGKSKLLAENYLRKQTAFPYVILRPTGVYGPGEKDYFLEIKSVQQGLDLAVGKVPQRITFIYVKDLARVALSALEKEEILNREYFVADGDIHTDASFARLIQELLQKKHVLHARVPLPVVHAACIVSERIGRLFHKSMTLNSDKYQILKQRNWICDITPLQHDLGFQAEYPLRKGLEESIRWYKENGWL, encoded by the coding sequence ATGAAACGAGCTGATAAGATATTGATTACGGGAGCCAGCGGTTTTATCGGAGGCTTTTTAGTGGAAGAAGCGTTGAAACGGGGCTATGAAGTCTGGGCTGGAGTCCGGGCACATAGCAGCCGGCAGCATCTGCAGGATGAACGGATCCGTTTTATCGACCTGGATTATGCACACGAACAGGCATTGGACAAGCAGCTGGAAGCCTTTGCTCAGGAACATGGAGGCTGGCGCTATGTCATCCATAATGCGGGACTGACCAAAACGACTGACAAGGCTCTTTTCTACGAAGTAAATGCCGAGAATACACGTCGCTTTATCGGCGCGCTGGCCCGTCATTGCTCACCACAGAAGTTCCTGCTGATGAGCAGTCTCAGCAGTTATGGTATTGGAGACGAGACCGGTTTCTCCCCGATTAAACTGAGTGACCCGCAGACGCCGAATACAGACTACGGAAAAAGTAAATTACTGGCCGAGAATTATCTGCGGAAGCAGACTGCTTTTCCCTATGTGATTCTGCGTCCGACAGGTGTCTATGGTCCGGGAGAGAAAGATTATTTCCTGGAAATCAAAAGCGTTCAGCAAGGGTTGGATTTGGCTGTAGGAAAAGTTCCACAACGCATTACGTTTATTTATGTGAAAGATCTGGCCCGGGTTGCTTTATCGGCTCTTGAGAAAGAAGAGATCTTGAACCGGGAATATTTTGTAGCAGATGGCGACATACATACCGATGCTTCATTTGCCCGGCTGATCCAGGAACTGCTGCAGAAAAAGCATGTCTTGCATGCCCGGGTTCCGTTACCCGTAGTGCATGCCGCCTGTATTGTGTCGGAAAGAATCGGACGACTGTTCCATAAAAGCATGACACTGAACAGCGACAAATACCAGATATTAAAGCAGCGGAACTGGATTTGTGACATTACGCCATTGCAGCACGACTTGGGATTCCAGGCGGAATATCCGCTTCGGAAAGGATTGGAAGAAAGTATCCGCTGGTACAAGGAAAACGGCTGGCTATAA
- a CDS encoding Mrp/NBP35 family ATP-binding protein, protein MTIYPQLILDALKTVRYPGTGKDLIEMGMVEDNIRIDGMNVTFSLLFDKPNDPFIRSVVKAAETAILTYVSPDVNIKNNITVKARQLARPEPDKLLPEVKNIIAVSSGKGGVGKSTVAANLAVALAGLGYKVGLLDADIFGPSQPKMFNLEEARPYMVEVGGRELIEPAENYGVKMLSIGFFVNKEDAVLWRGAMASNALKQLIGDANWGELDYFLIDLPPGTSDIHLTMVQTLAITGAIVVSTPQEVALADARKGISMFTGDKVNVPVLGLIENMAWFTPAELPENKYYLFGKEGGKRLAEELHIPLLGQIPIVQSICEGGDEGKPVALNPDSITGRAFQDLAKEVVKEIDYRNEHLAPTQRVHVTKK, encoded by the coding sequence ATGACTATATATCCACAATTAATTCTGGATGCGCTCAAGACAGTGCGTTATCCGGGAACAGGTAAAGACCTGATTGAAATGGGTATGGTGGAAGACAATATTCGTATCGACGGTATGAATGTAACCTTCTCCCTCCTTTTCGATAAACCGAACGATCCGTTTATCCGTTCGGTGGTAAAAGCTGCCGAAACAGCTATCCTGACGTATGTAAGTCCGGATGTCAACATTAAGAATAATATTACGGTTAAGGCTCGCCAGCTGGCACGTCCTGAACCGGACAAATTGCTGCCTGAAGTGAAGAATATCATCGCTGTTTCTTCCGGAAAAGGTGGCGTAGGAAAGAGTACGGTAGCAGCCAACTTAGCAGTAGCATTGGCTGGATTAGGTTATAAAGTCGGATTGCTCGATGCGGATATTTTTGGTCCGTCGCAACCTAAGATGTTCAATTTGGAAGAGGCCCGTCCTTATATGGTGGAAGTTGGTGGTCGTGAACTGATTGAACCGGCTGAAAACTATGGGGTGAAGATGCTTTCTATCGGTTTCTTTGTGAACAAGGAAGATGCCGTATTGTGGCGTGGAGCCATGGCAAGTAATGCCTTGAAACAATTGATTGGAGATGCCAACTGGGGCGAACTGGATTACTTCCTGATTGACCTGCCTCCGGGAACAAGTGATATTCATCTGACCATGGTGCAGACGTTGGCGATTACAGGGGCAATAGTTGTCAGTACACCTCAAGAAGTGGCTTTGGCAGATGCCCGTAAAGGAATCAGTATGTTTACAGGAGATAAGGTGAATGTTCCGGTATTGGGACTGATTGAAAACATGGCCTGGTTTACTCCTGCCGAACTTCCGGAAAACAAGTATTATCTTTTCGGTAAAGAAGGCGGAAAGCGTCTGGCTGAAGAACTGCATATTCCATTGCTGGGACAAATTCCTATTGTTCAGAGTATCTGCGAAGGTGGTGACGAAGGAAAGCCTGTTGCTCTGAATCCGGATAGTATTACCGGACGGGCTTTCCAGGATTTAGCGAAGGAAGTCGTTAAGGAAATAGATTACCGCAACGAACATTTGGCTCCTACCCAGCGGGTACATGTGACCAAGAAATAA
- a CDS encoding TolC family protein, which yields MSNLKTLIVLCCTALCSHGLRAQQRVMGIEELFRLADENSQSIQTYKTGKEVADEALKVAKAQRLPDINASLSASYWGDGKLWDRDFSHPTSIDMPHFGNNFALEAEQVVYAGGAITSGIKLAELGKQMADLSWQKNRQEIRFLLTGYYLNLYKLHNQIQVLQKNLELTEEVIANMKARCEQGTALENDITRYELQRETLKLQRTQVEDACRIMNHQLVTTLHLPEETILIPDTTLLDQQIRTLAEEDWQKMAAQSNLDLQQAQVDIRMNEAKVKLERSERLPKIAVVAAEHLDGPITIEVPVLDNNFNYWYVGIGIKYNISSLFKNNRKLKQARLNVRKAEETHRLAQEQVENAVQAAYVNFLTSFTDLHTQMKNVELADQNYQVTNNRYENELALLTDMLDASSTKLSADLNLVNARINVVYNFYKMKYVTHTL from the coding sequence ATGAGCAATCTCAAGACGCTCATAGTGCTTTGTTGTACGGCACTATGTAGCCATGGCCTGCGTGCCCAGCAGCGAGTGATGGGTATCGAAGAGCTGTTCCGTCTGGCCGATGAAAACAGCCAGAGTATTCAAACGTATAAGACCGGGAAAGAAGTAGCCGACGAGGCCCTGAAAGTAGCCAAAGCCCAACGGCTGCCGGATATCAATGCTTCTTTATCGGCCAGTTACTGGGGCGACGGCAAGTTATGGGACCGCGATTTCAGTCATCCTACGTCGATCGACATGCCGCATTTCGGCAATAACTTTGCCCTCGAAGCGGAACAGGTCGTTTATGCCGGTGGAGCCATCACCAGTGGTATCAAGTTGGCTGAGTTAGGAAAACAGATGGCCGATTTGTCCTGGCAGAAGAACCGTCAGGAAATCCGTTTCCTGCTGACCGGCTATTATCTGAACTTATACAAGCTGCATAATCAGATTCAGGTCTTGCAGAAGAATCTGGAACTGACGGAAGAGGTGATCGCCAACATGAAAGCCCGCTGCGAACAAGGTACCGCCTTGGAAAATGACATCACCCGTTATGAACTGCAACGGGAAACCCTGAAGTTGCAACGGACGCAGGTGGAAGATGCCTGCCGTATCATGAACCACCAGCTGGTAACAACCCTACATCTGCCGGAAGAGACAATTCTGATTCCGGATACCACCTTGCTCGACCAGCAAATCCGGACATTAGCTGAAGAAGACTGGCAGAAGATGGCGGCACAGTCTAATCTGGACCTGCAACAGGCACAGGTGGATATTCGCATGAATGAGGCCAAAGTCAAACTGGAACGCTCGGAACGTCTGCCTAAAATAGCCGTAGTCGCTGCCGAACATCTTGACGGACCGATTACCATTGAAGTCCCGGTACTGGACAATAACTTCAATTACTGGTATGTGGGCATTGGCATCAAATACAATATTTCTTCCCTGTTCAAGAACAACCGTAAGCTCAAACAGGCCCGGCTGAATGTCCGTAAGGCTGAAGAGACGCACCGTCTGGCTCAGGAACAGGTGGAAAACGCGGTGCAGGCGGCCTATGTCAATTTCCTCACGTCGTTTACCGACTTGCATACGCAGATGAAGAATGTGGAGCTGGCCGACCAGAACTACCAGGTCACGAACAACCGGTACGAAAACGAACTGGCTTTGCTGACCGATATGCTTGATGCCAGCAGCACCAAGCTCAGCGCCGACCTGAATCTGGTCAATGCCCGCATCAATGTGGTTTATAACTTCTACAAGATGAAGTATGTGACGCATACCTTATAA
- a CDS encoding NigD-like protein, which yields MKFWKYTLLMLTAMLSLFGFSACQDDDDYSLDKFAIEIMTVVPDGSTYYLRRDNGEKLWPFATNCPGYNFSKTRAQVNYTMLSDSIPGFSHGIKINWIENILTKNISPYLVAENDSVYGTDPVEMLAMAIGDGYLNIRFAANFGNTGIKHLISLIPTQADNSDPYTLEFRHQAYGDGALYAAEGLVAFDLSSLPDTGGKTVDLVINVNTFDGEQSYKLAYNSDPASMYSEPEEVISSDDISKSIH from the coding sequence ATGAAATTCTGGAAGTACACTTTGTTGATGTTGACGGCGATGTTGAGTCTGTTCGGATTCAGTGCCTGTCAGGACGATGATGATTATTCATTGGATAAATTTGCGATTGAAATCATGACGGTAGTACCTGACGGAAGTACGTACTATCTGCGTCGGGATAATGGCGAAAAGCTATGGCCGTTTGCTACCAATTGTCCGGGCTATAATTTCTCGAAAACGAGAGCTCAGGTCAATTATACCATGTTGTCTGATTCCATTCCGGGCTTCAGTCACGGAATAAAGATAAACTGGATAGAAAATATCCTGACTAAAAATATCTCACCTTACCTGGTCGCAGAAAATGATTCCGTTTATGGGACAGATCCGGTAGAAATGTTGGCGATGGCGATCGGAGACGGTTACCTGAACATCCGTTTTGCTGCCAATTTCGGCAATACAGGCATTAAACACCTGATCAGTCTGATACCGACTCAGGCAGATAACAGTGATCCTTATACATTGGAATTCCGCCACCAGGCATACGGGGATGGCGCTTTATATGCAGCCGAAGGACTGGTGGCCTTTGACCTTTCATCGTTGCCCGACACGGGAGGAAAAACGGTGGATCTGGTGATTAATGTGAATACGTTCGATGGTGAACAGTCATACAAGCTGGCTTATAATTCAGATCCGGCCAGTATGTATTCAGAACCGGAAGAAGTTATTTCATCTGATGACATCAGTAAAAGCATTCATTGA
- the trmB gene encoding tRNA (guanosine(46)-N7)-methyltransferase TrmB codes for MGKNKLAKFDDMAGYPHVFQYPFGVLKEQGFPMQGHWNEQFFKNDHPIVLELGCGKGEYTVGLGRLFPEKNFIGVDIKGARMWSGAKESLESGMTNVAFLRTSIELIAHFFAPGEVSEIWITFPDPQMKKVNKRLTSTRFMKLYREILSGDGLIHLKTDSNFMFTYTCEMAKVNHLPVKVLTDDLYHSGQADEILSIRTYYEQQWLDRGLNIKYIQFVCEEREEWIEPEVEIEYDAYRSFNRSKRSALASGK; via the coding sequence ATGGGAAAGAATAAATTAGCTAAATTCGATGACATGGCGGGTTATCCGCATGTGTTTCAATATCCGTTCGGTGTTTTGAAGGAACAGGGTTTCCCGATGCAAGGGCATTGGAATGAGCAATTCTTCAAGAATGATCATCCGATCGTACTCGAACTGGGATGTGGTAAAGGGGAATATACGGTCGGACTCGGACGGTTGTTCCCGGAGAAGAACTTTATTGGAGTAGATATTAAGGGTGCCCGTATGTGGAGTGGTGCCAAGGAATCGTTGGAAAGCGGCATGACGAATGTGGCCTTCCTTCGGACCAGCATCGAGCTGATTGCTCATTTCTTTGCTCCGGGCGAAGTGTCGGAAATCTGGATTACCTTCCCTGATCCTCAGATGAAAAAGGTAAACAAACGACTGACTTCTACCCGCTTTATGAAGTTATACCGGGAAATCTTATCGGGTGATGGCCTGATTCACCTCAAAACGGACAGTAACTTTATGTTTACTTATACCTGTGAGATGGCGAAAGTCAATCATCTTCCGGTCAAGGTGCTGACGGATGATTTGTATCACAGCGGACAGGCCGACGAGATTCTCTCCATCCGGACCTATTACGAACAGCAATGGCTGGACCGTGGCTTGAACATTAAGTATATCCAGTTTGTTTGTGAAGAGCGGGAAGAATGGATAGAACCCGAAGTAGAAATCGAATACGATGCTTACCGGAGCTTTAACCGGAGCAAGCGGAGTGCTTTGGCTTCCGGAAAATAA
- the surE gene encoding 5'/3'-nucleotidase SurE: MERNNRPLILITNDDGFRAKGIRELIKALKDLGELVVMAPDGPRSGMSSAITSLVPIKYKVEWEEPGVTVYSCTGTPVDCVKLAINEVLDREPDLLVSGINHGGNMAICVNYSGTMGAAAEGCIFGVPSLGVSLLDHRADADFTECCRLGRLTAEKILEKGLPHGTYLNLNVPTDIPVKGLRICRQADGRWVKEFKRSEDASGQTVFWLTGYFRNDDQHDDNDDKLLNEGYASLVPCKIDITDYAFMQELQTWNL, translated from the coding sequence ATGGAAAGAAACAACAGACCGTTGATACTGATCACAAACGATGACGGATTCAGAGCGAAAGGAATCCGGGAACTGATCAAAGCCCTCAAAGATTTAGGAGAACTGGTAGTCATGGCTCCCGACGGACCCCGTTCGGGCATGTCGAGTGCAATTACCTCGCTGGTTCCCATCAAATACAAGGTAGAATGGGAAGAACCGGGCGTAACGGTCTACAGTTGTACGGGCACACCGGTTGATTGTGTCAAATTAGCGATTAATGAAGTGCTGGACCGTGAGCCGGATTTGCTGGTTTCGGGAATTAACCACGGTGGAAATATGGCTATCTGTGTCAACTATTCCGGTACGATGGGAGCGGCTGCCGAAGGCTGTATCTTTGGAGTTCCTTCCTTGGGCGTTTCCTTATTGGATCACCGGGCTGATGCCGATTTCACGGAATGTTGCCGGCTGGGCCGGCTGACCGCTGAAAAGATCCTGGAGAAAGGACTTCCTCACGGGACGTACCTGAATCTGAATGTCCCGACAGACATCCCGGTCAAAGGACTGAGAATATGCCGTCAGGCAGATGGCCGTTGGGTGAAAGAATTCAAGCGGAGCGAGGATGCTTCCGGACAAACCGTCTTCTGGCTGACCGGTTATTTCCGGAATGACGACCAGCACGACGATAATGATGATAAATTGCTGAACGAAGGCTATGCTTCGCTCGTTCCCTGCAAGATTGACATAACCGACTATGCCTTTATGCAGGAGCTGCAAACGTGGAACCTTTAA
- a CDS encoding HlyD family secretion protein: MATRKVQKLIYNTVIICLLAGGLIYVCSRFIHLGNVEYTDNAQVKQHITPVDTRVQGFIRKIYFEEYRPVRKGDTLVVIEDAEYRLRLAQAEADLANALSGQQAMNAGIATTQNNLRVNDASIEEVRVQMQNAKRELDRYEKLLREKAVTRQQYDNVRTAYEATKARYDQVSRAKQSTSLVKSEQTHRLGQNEAAVQLAEAAVELARLNLSYTVIVATCDGVTGRKDIHEGQLVQPGQTMVDIVDASDLWVIANYRETQLPHITEGAQVTLTADAVPGVVYTGTVESISDATGAAVSLVPQDNATGNFVKVEQRVPVRISLQGNDPENLKRLRAGFNVECKVKY, translated from the coding sequence ATGGCTACAAGAAAAGTTCAGAAACTGATTTATAATACCGTTATCATTTGTCTGCTGGCAGGCGGACTTATTTATGTGTGTTCCCGTTTTATCCATTTAGGGAATGTGGAATATACCGACAATGCCCAGGTCAAACAACACATCACTCCGGTCGATACCCGCGTTCAGGGCTTTATCCGGAAGATTTATTTCGAAGAATATCGTCCGGTGCGGAAAGGCGATACCCTCGTGGTGATTGAAGACGCCGAATACCGCCTGCGCCTGGCTCAGGCCGAAGCGGATCTGGCCAATGCTTTATCCGGACAACAGGCCATGAATGCCGGTATTGCTACGACGCAGAATAATCTTCGGGTAAACGATGCCAGTATCGAAGAAGTGCGGGTACAGATGCAGAATGCCAAACGCGAACTGGACCGGTATGAAAAGTTACTGCGGGAAAAAGCTGTTACCCGCCAGCAGTATGATAATGTCAGGACGGCTTACGAAGCGACCAAAGCCCGGTATGATCAGGTTTCGCGCGCCAAGCAGTCTACTTCATTGGTAAAGAGTGAACAAACCCACCGTCTGGGGCAGAATGAAGCGGCTGTCCAACTGGCAGAAGCAGCCGTCGAACTGGCTCGTCTGAACCTCTCGTATACCGTCATCGTAGCGACGTGTGACGGCGTAACCGGCCGGAAGGATATCCATGAAGGACAGCTTGTCCAGCCCGGGCAGACGATGGTTGATATCGTAGATGCCAGTGACCTTTGGGTGATCGCCAATTATCGGGAGACACAGCTGCCGCATATTACGGAAGGCGCTCAGGTGACTCTCACTGCCGATGCAGTTCCGGGTGTTGTCTATACCGGTACTGTCGAATCGATTTCTGATGCCACAGGAGCTGCCGTCTCTCTGGTTCCACAGGATAATGCGACGGGCAACTTCGTCAAGGTAGAACAGCGCGTGCCGGTGCGGATCAGTCTGCAGGGCAACGATCCGGAGAATCTGAAGCGCCTCCGTGCCGGATTCAATGTAGAATGTAAAGTGAAATACTGA